In the Enterococcus saigonensis genome, one interval contains:
- a CDS encoding chromate transporter, whose translation MMQLFWRFLTIGFLSIGGGYAIIPLIQEQIVDELHWLSEKVFSDIITISQMTPGPLAVNTSTFVGMQLFGIPGAIVATIGCISGGVVISLALAAFFQKKRESKPIQGLLAGLKAASVGLIMSAGLTILFLTLFNNSDLARLNWANLDWIALLLMGIMLFIMRKSKINPILLMIVSGIVGGIIYK comes from the coding sequence ATGATGCAATTATTTTGGCGCTTTTTAACCATAGGCTTTTTAAGTATTGGGGGAGGATATGCAATTATTCCCTTGATTCAAGAACAAATTGTCGATGAGCTGCATTGGCTATCTGAAAAAGTTTTTTCCGATATTATTACGATATCCCAAATGACACCAGGACCTTTAGCCGTGAATACTTCGACTTTTGTAGGAATGCAGCTTTTTGGTATTCCTGGGGCGATCGTTGCCACTATTGGTTGTATTTCAGGTGGTGTGGTCATCTCCTTAGCGCTAGCAGCATTTTTTCAAAAGAAGCGGGAGTCAAAACCAATTCAAGGATTATTAGCTGGTTTAAAAGCTGCTTCGGTTGGATTAATCATGTCGGCTGGTTTAACCATTTTGTTTTTAACACTTTTTAACAATAGTGATTTAGCACGTCTCAACTGGGCTAATTTAGATTGGATAGCGTTACTTTTAATGGGAATAATGCTTTTTATTATGCGCAAATCAAAAATTAATCCCATTTTACTAATGATTGTATCCGGCATCGTAGGCGGCATTATTTACAAGTAA
- a CDS encoding chromate transporter, whose amino-acid sequence MEKFKFYAWLCRVNLYISAFTFGGGYVVVPMIRKFYVDEKKYFSKDDLMEMAAIAQSSPGAIAINLSVLAGKKAGGFAGAILSAICGIIPPIVILAVISSFYVAFSQNIVVMAVLRGMQACVAAMIVDLLIDMVQLIVQEKKLLLTFLIPFSFIANAFFQVNVLVILGITAVLCILTVWKKGEI is encoded by the coding sequence ATGGAGAAGTTTAAGTTTTACGCTTGGCTTTGCCGGGTTAATTTATATATCAGTGCGTTTACTTTCGGTGGGGGCTATGTAGTAGTCCCGATGATTCGCAAATTTTATGTTGATGAAAAAAAATATTTTTCAAAAGATGACTTAATGGAAATGGCAGCAATTGCGCAATCCTCACCTGGGGCAATTGCAATTAATTTAAGTGTGTTAGCAGGGAAAAAAGCTGGTGGTTTTGCGGGCGCAATTTTAAGTGCTATCTGTGGCATTATTCCACCGATTGTCATTCTAGCTGTAATTTCTAGTTTTTACGTCGCTTTTAGTCAAAATATAGTTGTAATGGCTGTTTTGAGAGGAATGCAGGCCTGTGTGGCAGCTATGATTGTCGATTTACTCATTGATATGGTGCAATTAATTGTACAGGAGAAAAAACTGCTATTAACGTTTTTAATCCCTTTTAGTTTTATTGCAAATGCCTTTTTTCAGGTCAATGTTTTAGTGATCTTAGGAATAACTGCAGTTTTGTGTATATTGACGGTTTGGAAAAAGGGGGAAATTTAG
- a CDS encoding LysR family transcriptional regulator yields the protein MHYRQCLIFYTVAKEKSFTRAAQKLFMTQSAISHSMKDLETEAGTALFERLHRQIALTAAGVALLATVTPLIEEFQRVENQLQNLEQTAPLRLASCITYGEITLSKVLHQFKKNRPQQKINVHISPAEDCFQKLAAGKVDLAILEGRVPSGNYQQKVIADYPLVFVAAPDFLPKASPTLSLSELLNQPLLLRERGSAVRETFEAFLTLKRLHCSPTWESTDSASLIAAAKNKMGISLLPYSLVVTHLKKKELVAVSVTKIKLHNEITALRPAGANRLPALEELWELL from the coding sequence ATGCACTATCGGCAATGTTTAATTTTTTATACTGTAGCAAAAGAAAAAAGTTTTACCCGGGCTGCGCAAAAACTTTTCATGACGCAATCTGCTATTTCTCATAGTATGAAAGATTTAGAAACTGAAGCGGGGACTGCTTTATTTGAACGTCTCCACCGCCAAATTGCCCTGACAGCTGCTGGTGTTGCACTACTTGCCACGGTTACACCACTTATTGAAGAATTTCAACGCGTAGAAAATCAGTTGCAAAATTTAGAACAGACTGCCCCTTTACGGCTTGCTTCTTGTATAACATATGGTGAAATCACACTTTCCAAAGTATTACATCAATTTAAAAAAAATCGTCCTCAACAAAAAATCAATGTCCATATTTCTCCAGCTGAAGACTGCTTTCAAAAATTGGCTGCCGGTAAAGTGGACTTAGCTATTTTAGAAGGACGTGTTCCTAGTGGGAATTATCAACAAAAAGTAATTGCCGACTACCCCTTGGTTTTTGTTGCTGCACCAGATTTTTTACCAAAAGCTTCCCCTACGCTGAGCTTATCCGAACTTTTAAATCAGCCTCTCCTCTTAAGAGAGCGAGGTTCAGCTGTACGCGAAACTTTTGAAGCTTTTTTAACCTTAAAAAGATTACATTGTTCTCCAACGTGGGAAAGCACTGATTCTGCAAGTCTAATTGCTGCTGCCAAAAATAAAATGGGAATTAGTTTATTGCCGTATTCTTTAGTCGTTACGCACTTGAAAAAAAAAGAATTGGTCGCAGTTTCCGTTACGAAGATAAAATTGCATAATGAAATTACTGCATTGCGTCCTGCTGGGGCTAACCGTTTACCTGCTCTAGAAGAATTATGGGAACTGTTGTAA